GGACCTTCTCCTCGAACCAGCCGGCCGAGATGTAGTAGGTGCCGGGCACGCGCCAGAACTCGCGGCGGTAGGCCGCATCGGAGCCGAGGAAGAGCGCGATGCAGTCGTGCGCCTTGGGCAGCACGAGCGGCACGCCGCGCGCCCGCAGGCCCACGGTGCCGCGCCCGCACACGCCGTAGCCGATGACGATGCGCGAGCATTCGCGCCGCGCCGATGCGGCATCAATCGCCGCCTGAAGCCTGCGGCGAAGCTCGGTTGGCCGGTCGTGCAGGCCGCCCTCGAAGAACTCCGTGGTCACCCCGATGCCCAGCTTCGCCGCCAGCGCCCGAATGTCTATCGCCAGCACGCCACACGCGATGACGTGCGCTCGTTTGCTCTCGGCCAAGTCAATGCTCCAACAGGAACAGGTCCCATGGTCACGCCTCCGCCCCTCTATTCTACACGATAGGGCGTTCGAGGAACATCTTCCTCAGAGGCCCACATCGTCCAGGTGCAGGGGGATGGCCCGCCCGCGCAGCGCGCGCTGCACGTCGCCAGGGTCGAGGGCATCGGGGGTCGTGTCGCGCTCCGCGGCCATTGCGGCGGCCAGGCCCGCCGCTTGCCCGGTGAGCGCCGCGGGCGGGATCACGCGCATCACCTGCCAGGCGTCGCCCGCGGCGGCCATGCAGCGCCCCGCGGCGAGAAGGCCCCGCACCCGGCGCGGCAGGAGCGTGCCGTAAGGCACCTCCCACACGTGGGCCGCCTTGCGCCAGTCGGCCACCAGGCCCACCGACTCGGCGCAGCGTTGCCCGTGCTGCCCGTCGGCCAGCGTGGAGTGGCCCACGATGCGGCGGGTGGTGCGGAACTGCGCCATCGCGGGGAGCGTGAGGGGGAACACGTCGCACCGCCCCGCCGCCCCACGTTCGGCCTGCCGCGCCCGGTAGTGCTCGCGGAGCATTCGCCGCGTCTCGAGGACGAAGCGGGAGACGTCGCGCCCGCGCGTGCCGTCCCAGGCGCGTCCCGGGGGCGCGCCGCGGCCGGCGTCGTCGCCGCCGAGGCGCACCGCATCGAGCAGCGGGGCGCCGCCCCCCTGCTCCACCGCCCTGCGGGCCGCGTCGAGCGAGGCCTGGAGCGCCCAGATCGAGAGCCAGTTCTCGCCCGGCGCGCACTCGGCGCCGGCGCGGAACGACACGTCGGCGTCGCCCGTGGCGTCCACCACGCACCGAGCGCGGAGCAGGCCCCTTCCGCTCTTGTTTTCCACCTCCAGGCCCACGAGCCGGTCGCCCGTCATCGCGGGCGCGCACACCAGGGTGTCGAGCCAGAGGTCCACGCCCGCCTCGCCGAGGGCCTCGTCGAGGGCAAGCACGAACGAGGCGGGGTTGAACACGAGCAGGTAACGGCCCTGCCCCTCGCGCCAGGCGGGCGGCACTTCGCCCGGTCCGTATCGCGCGCTCAGGTGCAGGAACTCCTCGGCGATGCCGAAGGTCACCTGCGTGCCGCAGCCATCGCACAAGGGCAGGTAGACGTTCACCAGGCCGGTCGTGGCTAGGCCGCCGACGAGGATCGTCTTCTCGACCAGCGCCACGCTCCGCCCGCCCCGCGCCGCCTCCAGCGCGGCGGCCGCCCCGGCCACGCCGGCGCCTGCCACCACCACGTCATACTCGCGAACGAAGTTCAACGCGCAGACTCCTCAGACGTCCCGACTCCCACCTCCCGGAGCCCATAGTGAACCGGGAGCGAGGCATTCTGTCAATGTGCGATTCCCCGATCAGGGGCCGCCATGGGGCAGGAGGCGCCTGGGTGCGTCCGGCGCGGCCCCTGGGCAGTGGTTGCCTGGGCATGGGAGTGCAGTGCTTCTATACACCGACCCGACGCAGTGAACAACGGCTACTGATGACCTCCCTGCCCAGCGCCCAGCTCAAGTCGCGTGTGTGAATATGGTTGCTCAGCCCAGCTTGCGATCTAAGTATTTGCCAGACTGATACTTGTGGACGCCGTAGCACTCCGAGTCGAATGCCATGAAGGCAAGGCAACCCCGCCAGCAGGCTACACTCCGAACTGGTCCATAAACTCTTGGGAATTTAGTCTTTAGGCGGCTCTCCCTTGTGGTGGGTACTGACCGGTTGCATGTCGTCACGCGATCTTACCCGGGGTCAGGCGAGTCCGCGCTCGCGTGGCACTGACCGGGTGTGCTGGGACCCGCGTCGGTGGCGACATCTCGATGAGCTCGCCTGCGTTGCGTGGGGCGCGTGAGAGCGGCGCTCGGTAATTTCAGCGCACTTACCCACAATTTCGCTTGCGCCTGCAAGGGGTGGTGTGGTATAATCACCGCTCGATTGGGTCAACGGGTCTACATGCGCGAGAGAACTGCTACGGTCGCCCTACCTGTTCGGCTTACCACCTCTGCACTCTTTTGCGCCCTGAAGTTCGCGGCCGCGTGGGGCATTCCCTGTCGTGTGGGAGTGACGCGGCCCCACCTGCCGCCGGTGCCAGACCTGCTGCGCCTGGAGCGCACCGAGGCTGCCCGCCGCAGGAGTTCGTTCGGTCCCTTTGGTGGAGTGTGTGGATGAACATCTACGTCGGCAATCTGTCGTACAGCACGGACGACGCCGCGCTGCGGGCCGCCTTCGAGCCCTTCGGCACGGTTGCCTCGGCCCAGGTCATCACTGACCGGGAGACAGGGCGTTCGCGCGGCTTCGGCTTCGTTGAGATGCCGTCGGACGAGCAGGCCCGCGCCGCCATCGCGGCGCTCAACGGCCAGGACCTCGATGGCCGGAAGCTGAACGTCAACGAGGCTCGGCCTCGCACCGATCGTCCGGGCGGCGGCGGCGCCGGCCGGGGCGGCGATCGCCGGGGCGGTGGCGACCGCGGCGCGCGCAGGCCCTCCTGGTAAGCCCAGGGCGGCTGCTCAGACAACTTGAATCGCCTGTTGAGAGGCCCAGGGCTTTTCGGAAGGTCGTGGGCCTCTTTTTTTTGGCCCCTCGGCCCTGACGATCTCGCCTCGGCTGCCCTGATGACGAAGGAGGCATGACACAGGATTGAAGAACCTCCCGCGGGTTACGAACCCGCGGGAGGTTGGGGTTGGACGCAGGAGCGTCCGGATTTCCGCCCCCACGCGGAGCGCAGGGGCGAGAAGGAGAAGGTGACGGAACGTAGGCGCGAGATAGAGAACCTCTACGGTCCGTGTGGGCGGGGGCTCTGTCCCCCGCGAGGAGGCGGCAGGACGCGGGGCGCGGAGGCCCCGCCCACAGCCGAACCCCAGAACGAAGCTCGGCCTCTTGGCCGCTCTGCCGTCGCTTCGTCTTCGGGGAGGAGGGGGCAAGAACCTCCCGCGGGTTACGAACCCGCGGGAGGTTGGAGTTGGACGCAGGAGCGTCCGGACCTCCGCCTCCACGCGGAGCACAGGGGCGAGAAGCAGAAGGTGACGGAACGTAGGGGGGAGAAAGACAACCTCTACGGTCCGTGTGGGCGGGGGCTCTGTCCCCCGCGAGGAGGCGGCAGGACGCGGGGCGCGGAGGCCCCGCCCACAGCCGAACCCCAGAACGAAGCTCGGCCTCTT
The DNA window shown above is from Planctomycetota bacterium and carries:
- a CDS encoding FAD-dependent oxidoreductase, producing MNFVREYDVVVAGAGVAGAAAALEAARGGRSVALVEKTILVGGLATTGLVNVYLPLCDGCGTQVTFGIAEEFLHLSARYGPGEVPPAWREGQGRYLLVFNPASFVLALDEALGEAGVDLWLDTLVCAPAMTGDRLVGLEVENKSGRGLLRARCVVDATGDADVSFRAGAECAPGENWLSIWALQASLDAARRAVEQGGGAPLLDAVRLGGDDAGRGAPPGRAWDGTRGRDVSRFVLETRRMLREHYRARQAERGAAGRCDVFPLTLPAMAQFRTTRRIVGHSTLADGQHGQRCAESVGLVADWRKAAHVWEVPYGTLLPRRVRGLLAAGRCMAAAGDAWQVMRVIPPAALTGQAAGLAAAMAAERDTTPDALDPGDVQRALRGRAIPLHLDDVGL
- a CDS encoding RNA-binding protein, translated to MNIYVGNLSYSTDDAALRAAFEPFGTVASAQVITDRETGRSRGFGFVEMPSDEQARAAIAALNGQDLDGRKLNVNEARPRTDRPGGGGAGRGGDRRGGGDRGARRPSW